One part of the Halopenitus persicus genome encodes these proteins:
- a CDS encoding universal stress protein: MALYDRILVPTDGSPEGDRAVEHALQLATIHGASVHTLYVINVSSYAGLPMESSWEGVDELLRSDAESAVEEVRSIAADYDVPVETAIVEGSPSREIIDYAEGEGCDVIVMGTHGRGGIDRLLLGSVAEKVVRGSSVPVLTVRLGETGGSEAADAAGTTGAAESPETTDADANSADGPSGSEASGSG; the protein is encoded by the coding sequence ATGGCACTCTACGATCGGATCCTGGTCCCGACCGACGGATCGCCGGAAGGGGACCGGGCCGTCGAGCACGCGCTTCAGTTGGCGACGATCCACGGCGCCAGCGTCCATACGCTGTACGTGATCAACGTCTCGAGTTACGCCGGGCTTCCGATGGAGTCGTCCTGGGAGGGCGTCGACGAACTGTTGCGGTCCGACGCCGAGTCGGCGGTCGAGGAGGTCCGATCGATAGCGGCCGACTACGACGTGCCCGTCGAGACGGCGATCGTCGAGGGATCGCCGAGCCGGGAGATCATCGATTACGCCGAGGGGGAGGGTTGTGACGTCATCGTGATGGGAACCCACGGGCGCGGCGGGATCGACCGGCTGCTGCTGGGAAGCGTCGCCGAAAAGGTCGTCCGGGGCTCGTCGGTACCGGTGCTCACGGTGCGTCTCGGCGAGACGGGAGGGTCGGAGGCGGCCGACGCAGCCGGCACGACGGGTGCAGCCGAGTCGCCCGAGACGACCGACGCGGACGCGAACTCTGCCGACGGTCCGTCCGGCTCGGAGGCCTCGGGAAGCGGCTGA
- the cofD gene encoding 2-phospho-L-lactate transferase has protein sequence MVTFLAGGTGTPKLLQGATRVWEPGSITVVGNTGDDVEIGGHLVCPDVDTVLFWGGDVLDRETWWGIHGDTTATHDELDRLASAAGLETGPRYLPDEAQTAGRRIANWRRFSGVAEFLEIGDRDRAVHITRTSLLDEGRSLTDVTRTLADAFDLSVDLVPMSDDPVATIVHTDAGPLHFQEYWVARRAAPTVEDVEFRGADRATPTQAVTDALSEPVVIGPSNPVTSIGPMLALSGVEAALQGTPVVAVSPFVEDEVFSGPAAELMDGVGYEPGTAGVAAAYPFADVFVLDDADETDLDREVVRTDTRIENGDDAERVALACRSALETVR, from the coding sequence ATGGTCACGTTTCTCGCCGGGGGCACGGGTACGCCGAAGCTGCTGCAGGGAGCGACCCGCGTCTGGGAGCCGGGATCGATCACGGTCGTCGGCAACACCGGCGACGACGTCGAGATCGGCGGCCATCTCGTCTGCCCGGACGTCGACACCGTGCTCTTCTGGGGCGGTGACGTCCTCGACCGCGAGACGTGGTGGGGGATCCACGGCGACACCACCGCGACGCACGACGAGCTCGACCGGCTCGCGTCCGCCGCCGGCCTCGAGACGGGACCGCGATACCTCCCCGATGAGGCCCAGACCGCCGGTCGGCGGATCGCGAACTGGCGACGGTTCTCCGGCGTCGCCGAGTTCCTCGAGATCGGCGACCGCGATCGCGCCGTCCACATCACGCGAACGAGCCTGCTCGACGAGGGACGGTCGCTGACCGACGTCACGCGAACGCTCGCGGACGCGTTCGACCTGTCCGTCGATCTCGTTCCGATGTCGGACGATCCGGTCGCCACGATCGTCCACACCGACGCGGGGCCGCTCCACTTCCAGGAATACTGGGTCGCCCGTCGTGCGGCGCCGACCGTGGAGGACGTCGAGTTCCGTGGAGCTGACCGGGCAACGCCGACGCAGGCGGTCACGGACGCCCTCTCGGAGCCGGTCGTGATCGGACCGTCGAATCCCGTGACGAGCATCGGCCCGATGCTCGCGCTGTCGGGCGTCGAGGCCGCGTTGCAGGGGACCCCGGTCGTCGCCGTTTCGCCGTTCGTCGAGGACGAGGTCTTCTCGGGGCCGGCCGCGGAGCTGATGGACGGCGTCGGCTACGAGCCCGGCACCGCCGGCGTGGCGGCGGCGTATCCGTTCGCCGACGTGTTCGTCCTGGACGATGCCGACGAAACCGACCTCGACCGCGAGGTCGTTCGAACCGATACTCGCATCGAGAACGGCGACGACGCCGAGCGCGTGGCTCTCGCCTGTCGATCCGCGCTCGAGACGGTTCGATGA
- a CDS encoding HhH-GPD family protein — MTAGRSGGVEDHTLPADVDLPANLEDVRSALIEWYEADHREFPWRKTEDPYAILVSEVMSQQTQLDRVRPAFEAFLEEWPTAADLAAADRSDVVGFWSSHSLGYNNRAKYLHEAARQVREEYDGEFPRTPQELQELMGVGPYTANAVASFAFNAGDAVVDTNVERVLYRAFDVPDSDDAFEDVASALLPEGRSRVWNNAMMELGGVACGTTPRCDEAGCPWREWCSAYETGDFTAPDVPTQPSFEGSRRQFRGRIVRLLGDHEEMELDALGHRIRVDYTPDGEHGRDWLRGLLADLSDDGIVEVRERAERTLVRLRE; from the coding sequence ATGACGGCCGGCCGTTCCGGCGGGGTCGAGGATCACACGCTCCCGGCTGACGTCGATCTTCCCGCGAACCTCGAGGACGTTCGGTCGGCGCTCATCGAGTGGTACGAGGCCGACCATCGCGAGTTTCCGTGGCGGAAGACCGAGGACCCCTACGCGATCCTCGTCTCGGAGGTGATGAGCCAGCAGACCCAGCTCGACCGGGTCCGACCGGCCTTCGAGGCGTTCCTCGAGGAGTGGCCGACGGCCGCCGATCTGGCCGCGGCCGACAGAAGCGACGTGGTTGGGTTCTGGTCGAGCCACTCGCTCGGCTACAACAACCGCGCGAAATACCTCCACGAGGCCGCACGGCAGGTTCGCGAGGAGTACGACGGTGAGTTCCCACGGACGCCGCAGGAGCTCCAGGAGCTGATGGGCGTGGGTCCCTACACCGCCAACGCGGTCGCCTCCTTCGCGTTCAACGCCGGCGACGCCGTCGTCGATACGAACGTGGAACGCGTGCTGTACCGCGCCTTCGACGTTCCCGATTCGGACGACGCGTTCGAGGACGTCGCTTCGGCGCTGTTGCCCGAGGGACGCTCCCGGGTGTGGAACAACGCGATGATGGAGCTCGGCGGGGTGGCTTGCGGGACGACGCCGCGGTGTGACGAGGCGGGCTGTCCGTGGCGGGAGTGGTGCAGCGCCTACGAGACCGGCGACTTCACGGCACCCGACGTCCCGACGCAGCCGAGTTTCGAAGGAAGTCGTCGCCAGTTCCGGGGCCGGATCGTCCGACTGCTCGGCGACCACGAGGAGATGGAGCTGGATGCGCTCGGCCATCGGATCCGGGTCGACTACACGCCCGATGGCGAGCACGGACGTGACTGGCTCCGCGGCCTCCTGGCGGATCTGTCCGACGACGGGATCGTCGAGGTTCGTGAGCGTGCGGAGCGGACCCTCGTTCGACTCCGGGAGTGA
- a CDS encoding PadR family transcriptional regulator: MYDLTGFQRDLLYVIAGLDEPHGLAIKEELEDYYEKEIHHGRLYPNLDTLVEKGLVEKGQRDRRTNYYTLTRRGQREIDARQEWEAQYVEV, from the coding sequence ATGTACGATCTGACAGGATTCCAGCGGGACCTGCTGTACGTGATCGCTGGGCTCGACGAGCCGCACGGACTCGCGATCAAGGAGGAGCTCGAGGACTACTACGAGAAGGAGATCCACCACGGCCGTCTCTACCCGAACCTCGATACGCTCGTCGAGAAGGGACTCGTCGAGAAGGGCCAACGCGATCGCCGAACGAACTACTACACGCTCACGCGCCGCGGCCAGCGGGAGATCGACGCCCGTCAGGAGTGGGAAGCACAGTACGTCGAGGTCTAA
- a CDS encoding amphi-Trp domain-containing protein, with protein sequence MPEETIFATESVESRESIATSLRTVADKLEAGEPVTLAAGEESVSLSVPPRATFGVQVERETGSGTEERSVEFEIEWDVGADADGTETSLSIE encoded by the coding sequence ATGCCCGAAGAGACGATCTTCGCGACGGAATCCGTCGAATCGCGTGAATCGATCGCGACGTCCCTCAGGACGGTCGCCGACAAGCTCGAGGCCGGCGAGCCGGTCACGCTCGCCGCCGGCGAGGAGTCCGTGTCGCTGTCGGTGCCGCCGCGGGCGACCTTCGGGGTGCAGGTCGAACGCGAAACCGGGAGCGGGACCGAGGAGCGGAGCGTCGAGTTCGAGATCGAGTGGGACGTCGGCGCGGACGCGGACGGAACGGAGACGTCGCTGTCGATCGAGTGA
- a CDS encoding triphosphoribosyl-dephospho-CoA synthase, giving the protein MRSDASRTSAANAQLALLLEVAGTPKPGNVDRARDLEDLRFEHFLAGAIGAGDGFRRAERGARVGSAFERAVAGMSRQSGGNTQFGCLLLLVPLVSAAARGSLTPDGLERIAAETTVADAVDFYRAFEHVDVAVPDPPADLDALDVRRGAAAAPALRDRDLALADVLALSVETEADDRIPDWNAVEWTTGFERTFAVAESIRTDTGPVGDRAARAFIGLLADRPDTLVATAHGPSVAREVSDRAAAVRGDLEAAEALADALVEEGINPGTTADAVAAGLFVALERGLSV; this is encoded by the coding sequence ATCCGGAGCGACGCGTCCCGGACGTCCGCCGCGAACGCGCAGTTGGCGCTGTTGCTGGAGGTCGCCGGAACGCCCAAGCCCGGCAACGTCGATCGGGCGCGCGACCTCGAGGACCTCCGATTCGAACACTTCCTCGCGGGCGCGATCGGGGCCGGTGACGGGTTTCGTCGCGCCGAGCGCGGCGCCCGCGTCGGGAGCGCGTTCGAACGCGCGGTCGCCGGAATGAGCCGCCAGTCGGGCGGAAACACGCAGTTCGGCTGCCTGCTCCTGCTCGTTCCGCTCGTCTCGGCTGCGGCTCGAGGATCGCTCACTCCCGACGGCCTCGAGCGCATCGCCGCCGAGACGACCGTCGCGGACGCGGTCGACTTCTATCGCGCCTTCGAACACGTCGACGTCGCGGTCCCCGATCCGCCGGCGGATCTCGACGCCCTCGACGTTCGCCGCGGGGCCGCCGCGGCACCCGCCCTCAGGGATCGCGATCTGGCGCTCGCGGACGTGCTGGCACTCTCGGTCGAGACGGAGGCGGACGACCGGATCCCCGACTGGAACGCGGTCGAGTGGACGACCGGCTTCGAGCGAACGTTCGCGGTCGCCGAGTCGATACGAACCGATACGGGACCGGTCGGCGATCGCGCCGCCAGGGCGTTCATCGGTCTGCTTGCCGACCGACCGGATACCCTCGTGGCGACCGCCCACGGCCCGTCGGTCGCGCGGGAGGTCTCCGACCGCGCCGCCGCCGTTCGTGGCGATCTCGAGGCCGCGGAGGCGCTCGCGGACGCGCTCGTCGAGGAAGGGATCAACCCCGGAACGACCGCCGACGCGGTCGCGGCCGGCCTCTTCGTCGCGCTCGAACGGGGGCTGTCCGTGTGA
- a CDS encoding DUF447 domain-containing protein yields MTRSGDGSDHGGANADADPSDRRLVDPDRFDPDDERTRVLPRGTGNGWPVDLDGVTETVVATRGPDGMWNLAALGVHAPDRDAFVAGTDDAEAAPTARTYGRTRTRRNVERTGHGVIQFTSDPREFVDAALTIDEQSDPLLANADAYVEVEFTRVDRVVEAGTEIHTWELEPVAGRILEERVPRTNRGFGAVIDATVAASRLGVEGFDDDELLDRLQYFADTVERCGGPRERTAFERIDDATGWRDLR; encoded by the coding sequence GTGACCCGGTCCGGAGACGGCAGCGATCACGGGGGCGCGAACGCCGACGCTGACCCATCGGACCGCCGATTGGTCGACCCTGACCGGTTCGATCCCGACGACGAGCGAACGCGCGTCCTTCCCCGCGGGACGGGAAACGGCTGGCCGGTCGATCTCGACGGGGTGACCGAGACCGTTGTGGCGACGCGTGGTCCCGACGGGATGTGGAATCTGGCCGCGCTTGGCGTTCACGCTCCGGATCGGGACGCGTTCGTCGCCGGGACGGACGACGCGGAAGCGGCTCCGACCGCACGAACCTACGGCCGAACGCGGACCCGACGGAACGTCGAGCGCACCGGTCACGGCGTGATCCAGTTCACGAGCGACCCGCGGGAGTTCGTCGACGCGGCGCTGACGATCGACGAGCAGTCGGACCCCCTGCTGGCGAACGCGGACGCGTACGTCGAGGTCGAGTTCACGCGCGTCGACCGCGTCGTCGAGGCCGGCACCGAGATCCACACGTGGGAACTCGAACCGGTCGCGGGACGGATCCTCGAGGAGCGGGTCCCCCGGACGAACCGGGGGTTCGGCGCGGTCATCGACGCGACCGTCGCTGCCTCGCGCCTCGGCGTCGAGGGGTTCGACGATGACGAACTGCTCGACCGGCTGCAGTACTTCGCCGATACCGTCGAGCGCTGTGGCGGGCCGCGGGAACGGACCGCGTTCGAGCGGATCGATGACGCGACGGGCTGGCGGGATCTGCGGTGA
- a CDS encoding SprT-like domain-containing protein: MARTSDSSGDDDAEDGTDGNTRVEGDGNIRVGSDGNAGTGTHDGSEGSDRDGPRVAVETYRVGTDATPAEFLAAARVYARAVVETHALTVSVSALEWEVSRRAKRRAGAVRHRDGDPKAVVLAWLQFRNRGWRATAATIRHELIHVHLLNERDDPSHGSAFQRLAGTLATHVRCDRFVDPTWWVRCTDCGAELARYRRSKLVREPDRYRCGECGGRYRVVRADDADTDG; encoded by the coding sequence ATGGCGCGAACGTCGGACTCGAGCGGAGACGACGATGCCGAGGACGGAACCGACGGCAACACCCGAGTCGAGGGTGACGGCAACATCCGAGTCGGGAGTGACGGCAACGCCGGGACCGGAACTCACGACGGGAGCGAGGGGAGCGACCGAGACGGTCCTCGGGTGGCCGTCGAGACGTACCGGGTCGGGACGGACGCGACGCCGGCGGAGTTTCTCGCGGCCGCACGTGTCTACGCGCGAGCCGTGGTCGAGACGCACGCGCTGACCGTCTCCGTGAGCGCCCTCGAGTGGGAAGTCAGTCGACGCGCGAAACGGCGCGCCGGGGCGGTACGCCATCGAGACGGCGATCCGAAGGCGGTCGTCCTCGCCTGGTTGCAGTTCCGCAACCGCGGCTGGCGGGCGACGGCGGCGACCATCCGACACGAACTCATCCACGTCCATCTGCTGAACGAACGCGACGACCCGAGCCACGGATCGGCCTTTCAGCGCCTGGCGGGGACGCTCGCGACGCACGTTCGCTGCGACAGGTTCGTCGACCCGACGTGGTGGGTCCGCTGTACCGATTGCGGCGCGGAGCTCGCCCGCTATCGACGATCGAAGCTGGTCAGGGAACCCGATCGCTACCGATGCGGGGAGTGTGGCGGCCGGTACCGGGTCGTTCGAGCGGACGACGCCGACACGGACGGGTGA
- a CDS encoding biotin--[acetyl-CoA-carboxylase] ligase, with the protein MDTRRALLDALESGPVSGPELAERLGVSRAAVWKHVEALRDSGFEIESGDQGYAVTDTPTYGAAAIRYGSTAPYEIEFHEAIGSTNDRARELAEAGRTDVAVIADEQTGGRGRLDRDWSSPSGGIYASVVIRPDLPPAHAPIVTLAAAVAAADACREACVDARIKWPNDVLVPDPDADRDEDDRTDRSGNDRTDRDEDDRTDRGGAKLAGILTEMRGEADRVSWIVVGIGVNANVDVASLPPGATSLRAAVGEDVDRRHVAQTLLERFHELTSEPDSVLAEWRERAITIGRSVRVETASGTVEGVAVDVEFPGALVLETDDGTETVLSGDCEHLRPVE; encoded by the coding sequence ATGGACACTCGTCGCGCGCTGTTAGACGCGCTCGAATCGGGACCCGTCTCCGGCCCCGAACTCGCCGAGCGGCTCGGCGTCTCCCGGGCGGCGGTCTGGAAGCACGTCGAGGCGCTCCGGGACAGCGGGTTCGAGATCGAGAGCGGGGACCAGGGGTACGCGGTGACCGACACGCCGACGTACGGAGCGGCCGCGATCCGGTACGGATCGACCGCTCCCTACGAGATCGAGTTCCACGAGGCGATCGGGTCGACCAACGATCGGGCTCGCGAACTCGCCGAGGCGGGACGAACCGACGTCGCGGTGATCGCCGACGAGCAGACCGGCGGCCGCGGCCGACTCGACAGGGACTGGTCGTCGCCGTCCGGCGGAATCTACGCCTCCGTGGTGATACGCCCCGATCTGCCGCCGGCCCACGCGCCGATCGTCACGCTCGCGGCCGCGGTCGCGGCGGCCGACGCCTGTCGAGAAGCCTGCGTCGATGCCCGGATCAAATGGCCCAACGACGTCCTCGTTCCCGATCCGGACGCCGACCGGGACGAGGACGATCGGACCGACCGGAGCGGGAACGATCGGACCGACCGGGACGAGGACGATCGGACCGACCGGGGCGGCGCCAAACTCGCCGGGATCCTCACCGAGATGCGCGGGGAGGCCGACCGCGTCTCGTGGATCGTCGTCGGGATCGGCGTGAACGCGAACGTCGACGTCGCGTCCCTACCACCGGGCGCCACGAGCCTCCGCGCAGCGGTCGGCGAGGACGTCGACCGGCGACACGTGGCGCAGACGCTGCTCGAGCGGTTCCACGAACTGACGAGCGAACCGGACTCCGTGCTCGCGGAGTGGCGCGAACGGGCGATCACGATCGGCCGGTCGGTCCGGGTCGAAACGGCGAGCGGAACCGTCGAGGGGGTCGCGGTCGACGTCGAATTCCCCGGCGCGCTCGTCCTCGAGACCGACGACGGGACCGAGACCGTGCTCTCAGGGGACTGTGAGCACCTTCGCCCGGTCGAGTGA
- a CDS encoding tripartite tricarboxylate transporter permease encodes MDPVFRPVVDPTFAVAAIAFVVGGAALGTISGLIPGLHANNFALVLAGAAPSIPADPLLVGCAMLGAGVVHTFLDIVPSLSLGVPDAAMAVASLPGHRLVIAGRGREALRLSAVGSGLAVLLAVPLAIPVTWVMIHAYPTIRANIGIVLAAVVGFLLVTESSRRAAVAGLGVFLASAFLGSVTLDVDPNAPLSTGGMLAPLFSGLFGAPVLIDAIDGAGVPPQSDARIAMDRRPLGITAAAGSFAGAIVGYLPGVSAAIAATAAIPVVPRSDADRGFVVATSGASTSNTVFALFALVALGVPRTGVMVAIEEVAVPLALPVLLAATALAAGIGFCVLLLVGDAYLRIVGRADYARLSLGVLTFLVGLSFLFAGLVGVGTLVVAAALGLVPPRVGTRRVHLMGVLIGPLLLGS; translated from the coding sequence ATGGACCCCGTGTTCCGGCCGGTCGTCGACCCGACGTTCGCGGTTGCCGCGATCGCGTTCGTGGTCGGCGGCGCCGCCCTCGGAACGATCAGCGGGCTGATCCCGGGACTACACGCGAACAACTTCGCGCTCGTGCTCGCCGGCGCCGCCCCGAGCATCCCCGCGGACCCGCTGCTCGTCGGCTGCGCGATGCTCGGGGCGGGCGTGGTACATACGTTCCTCGACATCGTTCCCTCCCTCTCGCTGGGCGTCCCGGACGCCGCGATGGCGGTCGCCTCGCTGCCTGGCCATCGGCTGGTGATCGCCGGGCGGGGTCGCGAGGCGTTGCGGCTCTCCGCGGTCGGATCCGGGCTGGCGGTGCTGCTCGCCGTTCCGTTGGCGATCCCCGTCACGTGGGTGATGATCCACGCGTATCCGACGATCCGGGCGAACATCGGGATCGTCCTGGCGGCAGTCGTCGGATTCCTCCTCGTGACGGAGTCCTCGCGGCGGGCGGCGGTCGCCGGGCTCGGCGTCTTTCTCGCGAGCGCGTTTCTCGGATCGGTCACGCTCGACGTCGACCCGAACGCGCCGCTTTCGACCGGCGGGATGCTCGCGCCGTTGTTCAGCGGCCTCTTCGGTGCGCCGGTCCTCATCGACGCGATCGACGGTGCCGGCGTGCCGCCCCAGTCGGACGCCCGGATCGCGATGGACCGTCGGCCGCTCGGCATTACGGCCGCTGCGGGATCGTTCGCGGGGGCGATCGTCGGCTATCTGCCGGGCGTCTCGGCGGCGATCGCCGCGACGGCGGCGATCCCCGTCGTTCCACGGTCGGACGCCGACCGGGGGTTCGTGGTCGCCACGAGCGGCGCGTCGACGAGCAACACGGTCTTCGCGCTGTTCGCGCTCGTCGCGCTGGGCGTGCCCCGGACGGGCGTGATGGTGGCCATCGAGGAGGTTGCGGTTCCGCTCGCCCTCCCCGTCCTGCTCGCGGCGACCGCCCTCGCCGCCGGGATCGGGTTCTGCGTGCTGCTTCTGGTCGGCGACGCGTACCTCCGGATCGTCGGCAGGGCGGACTACGCTCGACTCTCGCTCGGCGTACTCACGTTTCTGGTCGGACTCTCGTTCCTGTTCGCGGGACTCGTCGGCGTCGGGACGCTCGTCGTCGCCGCGGCGTTGGGGCTCGTTCCGCCGCGGGTCGGCACCCGTCGCGTCCATCTGATGGGGGTGTTGATCGGTCCGTTGCTGTTGGGATCGTGA
- the priS gene encoding DNA primase small subunit PriS, which yields MDDRTREYLRGRFGDYYRDTSLSPPPGANEREWGHIPWTPGSGTTMVRHQSLLDLGNLEAFFRETAPRHAYFSAARYDDPGASTMGSKGWRRADLVFDLDADHLPSIDPESATYAEMLAACKDALERLLTFLEDDFGFEDLQIVFSGGRGYHVHVRDEAVLELDSEARREIVDYIRAIDLDVDGLIRTEQERGTTKRVLRTEGGWGRRVHEALLEYADDLRGMDEDAALDRLQELDGIGEGRAKTILGAFHRNPDAVREGNLEAGGPGVRRLVSALCARVTAERTAPVDEPVTTDTHRLIRVPGTLHGGSGLEVCRIPRADLDAFDPLVDAVPDRFTDRTIEITSPEPTTVELNGEAVMVEPGTNTVPECVGVFLMARGDASKAPER from the coding sequence ATGGACGACCGCACGCGCGAGTACCTCCGCGGCCGGTTCGGCGACTACTATCGTGACACGTCGTTGTCGCCGCCTCCCGGAGCGAACGAGCGCGAGTGGGGCCACATCCCGTGGACGCCGGGAAGCGGCACGACGATGGTGCGCCACCAGTCGCTGCTGGACCTGGGGAACCTCGAGGCGTTCTTCCGGGAGACGGCGCCGAGACACGCCTACTTCTCCGCGGCGCGCTACGACGATCCGGGCGCCTCGACGATGGGAAGCAAGGGCTGGCGCCGGGCGGATCTGGTCTTCGATCTCGACGCCGACCACCTGCCGTCGATCGACCCCGAATCGGCGACGTACGCCGAGATGCTGGCGGCCTGCAAGGACGCGCTCGAGCGGCTGCTCACGTTCCTCGAGGACGACTTCGGGTTCGAGGACCTCCAGATCGTCTTCTCCGGCGGTCGCGGCTATCACGTCCACGTCCGCGATGAGGCCGTCCTCGAACTGGACAGCGAGGCACGACGCGAGATCGTCGACTACATCCGCGCGATCGACCTCGACGTCGACGGGCTGATCCGAACCGAGCAGGAGCGGGGGACGACCAAGCGCGTCCTCCGGACCGAGGGCGGCTGGGGACGGCGCGTCCACGAGGCACTCCTGGAGTACGCGGACGACCTCCGGGGGATGGACGAGGACGCCGCGCTGGATCGGCTCCAGGAGCTCGACGGCATCGGCGAGGGACGGGCGAAGACGATCCTCGGCGCGTTTCACCGGAACCCCGACGCGGTTCGGGAGGGGAATCTGGAGGCGGGCGGCCCCGGCGTTCGCCGGCTCGTGTCGGCGCTGTGTGCACGGGTGACCGCCGAACGGACGGCCCCGGTCGACGAGCCGGTGACGACGGACACGCACCGACTCATCCGCGTTCCGGGAACGCTTCACGGCGGCAGCGGGCTCGAGGTGTGTCGGATCCCGCGAGCGGACCTCGACGCCTTCGATCCGCTGGTCGATGCCGTCCCGGACCGGTTCACCGACCGCACGATCGAGATCACCAGCCCGGAGCCGACGACGGTAGAGTTAAACGGTGAGGCCGTAATGGTGGAGCCGGGAACGAACACGGTCCCCGAGTGCGTCGGCGTGTTCCTGATGGCGCGCGGCGACGCCAGCAAGGCCCCGGAACGATGA
- a CDS encoding tRNA-dihydrouridine synthase, whose amino-acid sequence MDPDRSETAPERGERVPFDPPVAAASLSGRSDASWARAAAPHVGCAVLGGIAIDPASRAAARDLVDRGREEFLPSDPIAFVDAQLEALADAPLRPAVNVRSTTAAPIERVAGVCAAHGAILEVNAHCRQPELCAVGCGESLLADSDRLSEYVAAAADAGATVSVKARAEVPGVDLPTLARSVEDAGARILHLDAMDTERAVADVATATDLFVIANNEVRGRESVREYAAYGADAVSVGRPSDEPAVLERVARAAAEFVSEPGSDPDRQTGSGSETGTEGETGVGSGADTRSKPEDASP is encoded by the coding sequence ATGGATCCGGACCGTAGCGAGACGGCTCCGGAACGCGGCGAACGCGTTCCCTTCGACCCGCCGGTGGCGGCCGCGAGCCTCAGCGGTCGGTCCGACGCGTCGTGGGCCCGCGCCGCGGCCCCGCACGTCGGCTGTGCCGTCCTCGGTGGGATCGCGATCGATCCGGCCAGCCGGGCGGCCGCGCGCGACCTCGTCGACCGCGGTCGCGAGGAGTTCCTCCCGTCGGACCCGATCGCGTTCGTCGACGCCCAGTTGGAGGCGCTCGCGGACGCGCCGCTTCGACCGGCCGTCAACGTCCGGAGCACGACGGCCGCCCCGATCGAGCGCGTCGCGGGCGTCTGTGCGGCCCACGGCGCGATCCTCGAGGTAAACGCGCACTGCCGCCAACCGGAACTGTGTGCGGTCGGCTGCGGCGAGTCGCTGCTTGCCGACTCGGACCGGCTCTCGGAGTACGTCGCGGCGGCTGCGGACGCTGGCGCAACGGTGAGCGTGAAGGCTCGAGCCGAGGTTCCCGGCGTTGACCTGCCGACCCTCGCCCGGTCGGTCGAGGATGCAGGCGCCCGCATCCTCCACCTGGATGCGATGGATACCGAACGCGCCGTGGCCGACGTCGCGACCGCGACCGACCTGTTCGTGATCGCGAACAACGAGGTTCGTGGGCGCGAGAGCGTCCGGGAGTACGCCGCGTACGGGGCCGACGCGGTGAGCGTCGGTCGCCCGAGCGACGAGCCGGCCGTCCTCGAGCGCGTCGCCCGCGCGGCGGCCGAGTTCGTTTCGGAACCCGGATCCGACCCCGACCGTCAAACCGGAAGCGGAAGCGAGACCGGGACGGAGGGCGAAACCGGGGTCGGATCGGGGGCCGACACGCGATCGAAACCGGAGGATGCATCGCCGTGA
- a CDS encoding 30S ribosomal protein S17e, translated as MAIKPKYIKQLGNVLIQEYPDSFNTDFETNKESVEALTTVESKGVRNRIAGYVTRKKAQSAASAA; from the coding sequence ATGGCCATCAAACCCAAGTACATCAAGCAGCTGGGGAACGTCCTCATCCAGGAGTATCCCGACTCGTTCAACACGGACTTCGAGACGAACAAGGAGAGCGTCGAGGCGCTCACGACGGTCGAGTCCAAGGGCGTCCGGAACCGGATCGCCGGCTACGTCACGCGAAAGAAGGCCCAGTCGGCCGCCTCCGCGGCCTGA
- a CDS encoding NADPH-dependent FMN reductase yields MNDPHVVGIVGSLRSRSRTRIAVRVALEGSSTAGATTELLDLREYDLPPLNPDLDDQGDGAAFRAAIRDADAVILGTPMYHGSCSGVLKNALDHCGFEEFEGVTVGLVAVAGGSFPITALDHLRSVCRALNAWVLPYQAAVPRGNSAIDDGEFTDRDLRDRVATLGDRVVAYRSIEPEPSTFESDQNKGA; encoded by the coding sequence ATGAACGATCCACACGTGGTCGGCATCGTGGGAAGCCTTCGATCGCGGAGTCGAACCCGCATCGCGGTTCGGGTCGCTCTCGAAGGGTCCAGTACGGCCGGTGCGACGACGGAACTGCTCGACCTCCGCGAGTACGACCTTCCGCCGTTGAATCCCGACCTCGACGACCAGGGCGACGGCGCCGCGTTCCGCGCCGCCATCCGTGATGCCGATGCGGTCATCCTGGGGACGCCGATGTACCACGGCTCCTGTTCGGGCGTGCTGAAGAACGCCCTCGACCACTGCGGGTTCGAGGAGTTCGAGGGAGTCACCGTCGGATTGGTGGCCGTCGCCGGCGGCTCGTTCCCGATCACGGCGCTCGACCATCTGCGGTCGGTCTGCCGCGCACTCAACGCGTGGGTGCTCCCGTATCAGGCCGCCGTCCCGCGGGGCAACTCCGCAATCGACGACGGGGAGTTCACCGATCGTGACCTCCGCGATCGCGTCGCGACGCTCGGGGACCGGGTCGTCGCCTACCGGTCGATCGAGCCGGAGCCGTCGACCTTCGAGAGCGACCAGAACAAGGGCGCGTGA